A genomic window from Erythrobacter sp. BLCC-B19 includes:
- a CDS encoding cell division protein ZapA, with protein MSTVTLSIGPKTYTIACADGQEAHIRALGAMIADKYAQLGSARAPLEAQNLLFAGLFLADELAEARKRLAAEPEPAAPAEPDTSEIDSLREAVARLEAELAAVRSAAAAAPAAATPQFDLFGSGTPAAASEPDAEALAEQLEALAARAEASAAALEAALSNA; from the coding sequence ATGAGCACCGTCACTCTCAGTATCGGCCCCAAGACCTACACCATCGCCTGCGCCGACGGGCAGGAAGCGCATATCCGCGCGCTCGGGGCGATGATCGCCGACAAATACGCCCAGCTCGGCTCTGCGCGCGCGCCGCTTGAGGCGCAGAACCTGCTGTTCGCCGGTCTGTTCCTCGCCGACGAGCTGGCCGAGGCGAGAAAGCGCCTGGCTGCCGAGCCCGAGCCGGCGGCACCTGCCGAACCTGATACGAGCGAAATTGATAGCCTGCGCGAGGCAGTGGCGCGGTTGGAAGCGGAACTCGCCGCAGTCCGGAGCGCTGCCGCCGCCGCGCCTGCCGCGGCAACTCCGCAATTCGACCTGTTCGGTAGCGGCACGCCTGCCGCCGCCTCCGAACCCGATGCCGAGGCGCTCGCTGAACAGCTTGAAGCCCTCGCCGCGCGGGCCGAAGCCAGCGCGGCTGCGCTTGAAGCGGCGCTCTCGAACGCCTAG
- a CDS encoding 5-formyltetrahydrofolate cyclo-ligase: MTDTTKTELRRTLRAARRAHVEALPDSIRGLLFHRPPAPLLARIGDEAVIGLYHAGPWEAPAGGYARFFHEAGHTLALPRFASRTAPMAFAHHTDPYADSDLEVGPFGMLQPGAEAQALVPDVLFVPLVGFTASGERLGQGAGHYDRWLAEHPPQLAVGLAWDAQACETLPTEPHDIALDAIVTPTRIYGHL, from the coding sequence ATGACCGACACTACCAAGACCGAACTCCGCCGCACCCTGCGCGCCGCGCGCCGCGCCCATGTCGAGGCACTGCCCGACTCCATCCGCGGCCTCTTGTTCCATCGCCCCCCTGCCCCGCTGCTCGCGCGGATCGGGGATGAGGCAGTGATCGGGCTCTATCATGCTGGCCCGTGGGAAGCCCCCGCGGGCGGTTATGCGCGGTTCTTCCATGAGGCAGGGCACACCCTCGCTCTGCCCCGCTTTGCCAGTCGGACCGCTCCGATGGCCTTTGCGCATCACACCGACCCCTATGCCGACAGCGACCTTGAGGTCGGCCCCTTCGGAATGCTCCAGCCCGGCGCCGAGGCACAGGCGCTGGTGCCCGATGTTCTGTTCGTGCCGCTGGTGGGGTTCACCGCGAGCGGCGAACGCCTGGGGCAAGGCGCCGGACATTATGACCGCTGGCTCGCGGAACATCCCCCGCAGCTTGCCGTTGGCCTCGCATGGGACGCGCAAGCTTGCGAGACCCTGCCGACCGAACCCCACGACATTGCTCTCGATGCAATCGTCACCCCGACCCGGATCTATGGACACCTGTAA
- a CDS encoding DUF2842 domain-containing protein, protein MRETPTWRIPLGIFALFVLLIIYGAVIARYAPSIIGSWSGGAQTVVYVILGLVWLLPLKRFLIWMETGRWSPPE, encoded by the coding sequence ATGCGTGAGACCCCCACCTGGCGAATCCCACTGGGAATCTTCGCGCTGTTCGTGCTGCTGATCATCTATGGCGCGGTGATCGCGCGCTATGCCCCTTCCATCATCGGAAGCTGGTCGGGGGGCGCGCAGACGGTGGTCTACGTGATCCTCGGCCTCGTCTGGCTGCTGCCGCTCAAGCGCTTCCTGATCTGGATGGAAACCGGGCGCTGGAGCCCGCCGGAATAA
- a CDS encoding dihydrolipoamide acetyltransferase family protein, whose product MAKFIFKMPDVGEGVAEAEVVEWHVKVGDWVEEDQHIVDVMTDKATIDIESPVSGVVTTLAGEVGDVVAIGAMLLVIETEGEVTEEEAEAAAEQIEDDMSDAPTSEEVAERVEVETPDASDPEDAIAAAPAPSPAPEHRAEAKVLASPAVRQRAKDLGIDLAQVKPAADGRVRHADLDAFLAYNGGFGAAGKARADETIKVIGLRKRIAQNMAAAKRHIPHFTYVEECDVTDLEELRAQLNAARGDRPKLTMLPLLITAICKVIPQFPMINARYDDEANVVTRYGAVHLGMAAQTDAGLMVPVIRDAQAKNLWQLAREIGRLAEAARTGKATSDELSGSTLTVTSLGPLGGVATTPVINRPEVAIIGPNRIVERPMFVSDGMGGERIAKRKLMNISISCDHRVVDGHDAASFIQGVKRLIETPALLLVD is encoded by the coding sequence ATGGCCAAGTTCATTTTCAAGATGCCCGACGTGGGCGAAGGCGTGGCCGAGGCGGAAGTCGTCGAATGGCACGTCAAGGTCGGTGACTGGGTCGAGGAAGACCAGCACATCGTCGACGTGATGACCGACAAGGCGACGATCGACATCGAGAGCCCGGTGTCGGGCGTGGTGACGACGCTCGCGGGCGAGGTTGGTGATGTGGTCGCGATCGGCGCCATGCTGCTGGTGATCGAGACCGAGGGCGAGGTGACCGAAGAGGAAGCCGAGGCCGCGGCCGAGCAGATCGAGGACGACATGTCCGATGCGCCGACCTCGGAAGAGGTGGCGGAGCGGGTCGAGGTCGAGACCCCCGACGCCTCGGACCCTGAGGACGCGATTGCGGCAGCGCCCGCTCCGTCGCCCGCGCCCGAACACCGGGCTGAGGCCAAGGTCCTTGCCAGCCCCGCCGTGCGCCAGCGTGCGAAGGATCTCGGCATCGATCTGGCGCAGGTGAAGCCCGCCGCCGATGGTCGGGTGCGCCATGCCGATCTCGACGCCTTCCTTGCCTATAACGGCGGCTTCGGTGCGGCAGGCAAGGCCCGCGCGGACGAGACGATCAAGGTGATCGGCCTGCGCAAACGCATCGCCCAGAACATGGCCGCGGCCAAGCGCCACATCCCGCACTTCACCTATGTCGAGGAATGCGACGTCACCGACCTCGAAGAACTGCGCGCGCAACTGAACGCCGCGCGCGGTGACCGGCCCAAGCTCACCATGCTGCCGCTGCTGATCACCGCGATCTGCAAGGTCATCCCGCAATTCCCGATGATCAACGCGCGCTATGACGACGAGGCCAATGTCGTCACCCGTTATGGCGCGGTGCATCTCGGCATGGCGGCGCAGACCGACGCCGGATTGATGGTTCCGGTGATACGCGATGCGCAGGCCAAGAACCTGTGGCAGCTCGCGCGCGAAATCGGACGCCTCGCCGAGGCTGCCCGCACCGGCAAGGCGACCTCTGATGAGCTTTCGGGTTCGACCCTCACCGTGACGTCGCTCGGCCCGCTTGGCGGTGTTGCGACCACCCCGGTGATCAACCGGCCCGAGGTCGCGATCATCGGCCCCAACCGCATCGTCGAGCGGCCCATGTTCGTTTCCGACGGCATGGGGGGCGAGCGAATCGCCAAGCGCAAGCTGATGAACATCTCGATTTCCTGCGATCACCGCGTGGTCGACGGGCATGATGCAGCGAGCTTCATTCAGGGCGTGAAGCGGTTGATTGAAACCCCGGCATTGCTGCTGGTGGACTAG
- a CDS encoding alpha-ketoacid dehydrogenase subunit beta, with protein MSDLIPSVGEPVIEERRLNMIEAINEALDIMLARDPDVIIMGEDVGYFGGVFRATAGLQAKHGKNRVFDTPISECGIIGVAVGMGAYGLRPVPEIQFADYIYPGLDQLISEAARLRYRSAGDYVAPITVRSPFGGGIFGGQTHSQSPEALFTHVAGLKTVIPATPHDAKGLLIAAIEDNDPVIFFEPKRIYNGPFSGYYDKPVEPWKKHPDSVVPEGYYKVPLGKARTVREGEALTVLAYGTMVHVAEAVCREKGVDAEILDLRTLVPLDIKAIEASVEKTGRCLIVHEATRTSGFGAELSALVTERCFYHLEAPVERVTGFDTPYPHSLEWAYFPGPVRIGEAIDKLLSE; from the coding sequence ATGAGCGATCTTATTCCTTCCGTCGGCGAGCCCGTGATCGAAGAACGCCGCCTCAACATGATCGAGGCGATCAACGAAGCGCTCGACATCATGCTGGCGCGCGATCCTGATGTGATCATCATGGGCGAGGATGTCGGCTATTTCGGCGGCGTGTTCCGCGCCACCGCCGGGCTTCAGGCCAAGCATGGCAAGAACCGCGTGTTCGACACGCCGATCTCCGAATGCGGGATCATCGGCGTGGCGGTGGGGATGGGGGCTTACGGCCTGCGTCCCGTGCCGGAAATCCAGTTTGCCGACTATATCTACCCCGGTCTTGACCAGCTGATCTCGGAAGCCGCGCGCCTGCGGTATCGGTCTGCGGGTGATTATGTCGCGCCGATAACGGTGCGCTCGCCCTTCGGCGGCGGGATTTTCGGCGGCCAGACCCACAGCCAGTCGCCCGAGGCGCTGTTCACCCATGTGGCGGGCCTCAAGACCGTGATCCCGGCGACGCCCCACGATGCCAAGGGGCTGCTGATTGCGGCCATCGAAGACAATGATCCGGTGATCTTCTTCGAGCCCAAGCGCATCTATAACGGGCCATTCTCGGGCTATTACGACAAGCCGGTCGAGCCGTGGAAGAAGCACCCTGATTCGGTCGTGCCCGAGGGCTACTACAAGGTCCCGCTCGGCAAGGCGCGCACCGTGCGCGAGGGCGAGGCGCTGACCGTGCTCGCCTATGGCACGATGGTTCACGTCGCCGAGGCGGTGTGCCGCGAGAAGGGGGTCGATGCCGAAATCCTCGATCTGCGCACGCTGGTGCCGCTCGACATCAAGGCCATCGAGGCTTCGGTGGAAAAGACCGGGCGCTGCCTGATCGTCCACGAGGCGACCCGCACTTCCGGCTTCGGCGCGGAATTGTCGGCGCTGGTCACCGAACGCTGCTTCTACCACCTCGAAGCCCCGGTCGAACGCGTGACCGGTTTCGACACGCCCTATCCCCACAGCCTCGAATGGGCCTATTTCCCCGGCCCCGTCCGCATCGGCGAGGCGATCGACAAGCTTTTGAGCGAGTAA
- a CDS encoding thiamine pyrophosphate-dependent enzyme — translation MADPAKPAETNRARLALHVPEPKYRPGDKADFSHLDIGQPGDQPRPDEGVHPSTMAGLAYGLVRVLGDDNLAHGPWDPRLDPETLRRMLGHMAMVRAFDERMFRGQRQGKTSFYMKCTGEEATSIAPAMALASDDMVFPSYRQQGILIARGYPLIDMINQIYSNRADKLKGRQLPIMYSSREHSFFSISGNLATQCPQAVGWAMASAARGDSRIAASWVGEGSTAEGDFHSACTFAAVYNAPVILNVVNNQWAISSFSGFAGAERTTFAARGLGYGIAALRVDGNDALACYAAAEWAANRARGNHGPTLIEYFTYRAEGHSTSDDPSGYRSAQEREEWPLGDPVTRLKKHLIAIGEWDEERHAAMDLECAETVKATTKEAEKNGILGHGLHHPFHTMFEDVYEELPWHLEEQAEQAIRERIAKFGTERPFG, via the coding sequence ATGGCCGATCCAGCGAAACCGGCTGAGACCAACCGCGCAAGGCTTGCGCTTCACGTGCCCGAGCCGAAATATCGCCCCGGCGACAAGGCCGATTTCTCGCATCTCGACATCGGTCAACCCGGCGACCAGCCGCGCCCGGATGAAGGCGTCCACCCCAGCACGATGGCGGGCCTTGCCTATGGGCTGGTGCGGGTGCTGGGCGACGACAACCTCGCCCACGGCCCGTGGGATCCTCGCCTCGATCCTGAAACGCTGCGGCGGATGCTGGGCCACATGGCGATGGTGCGCGCCTTTGATGAACGGATGTTCCGCGGCCAGCGTCAGGGCAAGACGAGCTTCTACATGAAGTGCACCGGCGAGGAGGCGACCTCGATCGCCCCCGCGATGGCGCTTGCCAGCGATGACATGGTGTTCCCGAGCTATCGCCAGCAGGGCATCCTGATCGCGCGGGGCTATCCGCTGATCGACATGATCAACCAGATCTACTCGAACCGCGCCGACAAGCTGAAGGGCCGCCAGCTGCCGATCATGTATTCGAGCCGGGAGCACAGCTTCTTCTCGATCTCCGGCAACCTTGCCACCCAGTGCCCGCAAGCGGTGGGCTGGGCGATGGCGAGCGCGGCGCGCGGTGACAGCCGGATCGCGGCAAGCTGGGTTGGCGAGGGCAGCACGGCAGAGGGTGACTTCCATTCGGCCTGCACCTTCGCCGCCGTCTACAACGCGCCGGTGATCCTCAATGTGGTCAACAACCAGTGGGCGATTTCGAGCTTCTCGGGCTTTGCCGGGGCCGAGCGCACCACCTTTGCCGCCCGCGGGCTGGGCTATGGCATCGCCGCCCTGCGGGTCGACGGCAATGACGCGCTCGCTTGCTATGCCGCTGCCGAATGGGCCGCCAACCGCGCACGCGGCAATCATGGGCCGACGCTGATCGAATACTTCACCTACCGCGCCGAGGGGCACTCTACCTCGGACGATCCTTCGGGCTACCGCTCCGCGCAGGAGCGCGAGGAGTGGCCGCTGGGCGATCCGGTGACGCGCCTCAAGAAGCACCTCATTGCCATCGGCGAATGGGACGAGGAACGCCACGCGGCGATGGACCTCGAATGTGCCGAGACGGTCAAGGCCACCACCAAGGAGGCCGAGAAGAACGGCATCCTCGGCCACGGCCTGCATCACCCGTTCCACACCATGTTCGAGGATGTCTACGAAGAGCTGCCCTGGCACCTTGAGGAACAGGCCGAACAGGCGATCCGCGAACGCATCGCCAAATTCGGCACGGAAAGGCCTTTCGGATGA
- the thyA gene encoding thymidylate synthase — MASSAIPLTDPSSCGANPHPEQQYLDLMRTIWETGSERLDRTGVGTRSICGAMLRFDLADGAMPLLTTKRVYWKTATRELLWFLTGETNIRPLVLQSVKIWNEWPHARYVRETGDPISLDDFVQRIAEDEVFAANWGDLGPVYGKQWVNWPTYRYRPDGLYEKGEGINQVAQVIDSLRTSPGSRRHIIEGWNVAELDRMALPPCHKTYQFHVAGEGSDARLGCLLYQRSCDVALGLPFNLWSAALLTAMIAQQVGMQPGELVWMGGDVHLYLNHAHLIEEQLTRQPQGQPRLEITRHPETIFDYRIEDFVVHDYAPLPPISAPVAV; from the coding sequence ATGGCCAGCAGCGCGATTCCTCTAACCGACCCTTCGTCTTGCGGGGCAAATCCGCATCCTGAACAGCAATATCTCGACCTGATGCGCACCATCTGGGAGACCGGGAGCGAGCGGCTCGACCGCACCGGGGTCGGCACGCGCTCGATCTGCGGGGCAATGCTGCGATTCGATCTGGCGGACGGCGCGATGCCTTTGCTCACCACCAAGCGGGTCTACTGGAAGACCGCCACACGCGAGCTGCTGTGGTTCCTCACCGGCGAGACCAACATTCGGCCGCTGGTGCTGCAAAGTGTCAAGATCTGGAACGAGTGGCCCCACGCGCGCTACGTCCGCGAAACGGGCGATCCGATCAGTCTGGACGACTTCGTTCAGCGAATCGCCGAGGACGAGGTCTTTGCCGCCAATTGGGGCGATCTCGGGCCGGTCTATGGCAAGCAGTGGGTCAACTGGCCGACCTATCGCTATCGCCCCGATGGCCTCTACGAAAAGGGCGAGGGGATCAACCAGGTCGCGCAGGTGATCGATTCCCTGCGCACCAGCCCCGGCAGCCGCCGCCATATCATTGAAGGCTGGAACGTCGCCGAGCTTGACCGCATGGCCTTGCCGCCGTGCCACAAGACCTATCAGTTCCATGTCGCAGGCGAGGGGAGCGATGCCCGTCTGGGCTGCCTGCTCTACCAGCGCAGCTGCGACGTTGCGCTGGGCTTGCCGTTCAACCTGTGGTCGGCAGCACTTCTTACTGCCATGATTGCGCAGCAGGTGGGGATGCAGCCGGGCGAGCTGGTATGGATGGGGGGCGATGTGCACCTCTATCTCAACCACGCGCATCTGATCGAGGAACAGCTCACCCGCCAGCCGCAGGGGCAGCCACGGCTCGAAATCACCCGCCACCCCGAAACAATATTCGACTACCGCATCGAGGATTTCGTGGTGCATGATTACGCGCCGCTCCCCCCGATCAGCGCACCTGTTGCGGTCTGA
- a CDS encoding methyltransferase domain-containing protein, whose protein sequence is MGEQSQEYTIDVVFPSAFGVFQSPVHLAYAAWLGGRRSFDVRAPFAYADLGCGGGVTLCILAACYPHGEFHGVDINPEHIAQGRALAADAGLGNVTFHHLSFADLPAAPLPARLDAIAISGIYSWLSPSLRRACLDFANARLSDAGVVFLHYSALPGNAQIDALYALLIELSEGIEGDTVSRFRGACEKAAMLRAASGLFFRQNPLAAAWLDQIARTDQRQMAHEVLNSHWGSLSIRNVAEEAAAAGLQFVANAHLELNDIELAAPSGAREVLSGLTPVAREMALDAMRSAIARIDVFMRESDDHTGSAAPPDLWVDRLTRGPLKVERAQLAQRAGVDLSGPIYDDILGAIDDRAQRLSDLLATPDARDAEARELALKRIIALKLAHLQLEPFPRKAPEHPPRLASPINDLLLTERIEVAGALPLASPVAGTQVLLPPEDRLALLALVNGDFEQAWARIERAGQSVRLGERQVRDARALAEIANARAEALRGPIVERLFRLGILA, encoded by the coding sequence ATGGGGGAACAGTCGCAAGAATATACCATCGACGTGGTGTTTCCGTCCGCCTTTGGCGTGTTCCAAAGCCCGGTGCATCTCGCCTATGCCGCCTGGCTGGGAGGGCGCAGGTCGTTCGACGTGCGCGCCCCCTTTGCCTATGCCGACCTTGGCTGCGGCGGCGGTGTCACCCTGTGCATTCTGGCCGCTTGCTACCCCCATGGCGAGTTTCACGGGGTCGACATCAATCCCGAACACATCGCGCAGGGCCGCGCTTTGGCTGCTGATGCAGGGCTCGGCAATGTGACCTTTCATCACCTGAGCTTTGCCGACCTTCCGGCGGCTCCCCTGCCTGCCCGGCTCGATGCCATCGCCATCAGCGGGATTTATTCCTGGCTCTCACCGAGCTTGCGCCGGGCCTGCCTGGATTTCGCCAATGCGCGCCTGAGCGATGCCGGGGTGGTCTTCCTGCATTATTCGGCCTTGCCCGGAAACGCCCAGATCGATGCGCTCTATGCTCTGCTGATCGAGCTGTCAGAGGGGATCGAAGGCGACACCGTGTCCCGGTTTCGCGGGGCGTGCGAAAAGGCGGCGATGCTGCGTGCGGCCAGCGGTCTGTTTTTCCGGCAGAACCCGCTGGCGGCGGCCTGGCTCGATCAGATTGCCCGAACCGACCAGCGCCAGATGGCGCACGAGGTGCTCAACAGCCACTGGGGTTCGCTGTCGATCCGCAATGTTGCCGAGGAGGCAGCGGCGGCGGGTCTTCAGTTCGTGGCCAACGCTCACCTTGAACTGAACGATATCGAGCTGGCTGCGCCGAGCGGTGCGCGCGAGGTACTGTCAGGGCTCACGCCCGTTGCGCGCGAAATGGCGCTCGATGCAATGCGATCGGCGATCGCCCGGATTGATGTGTTCATGCGGGAGAGCGACGACCACACCGGCAGCGCCGCGCCTCCCGATCTGTGGGTCGACCGGCTGACACGCGGCCCCCTCAAGGTCGAGCGTGCGCAATTGGCTCAGCGGGCCGGGGTCGATCTGTCCGGTCCCATCTACGATGACATTCTTGGCGCAATCGATGACCGGGCCCAGCGCCTGAGCGATCTTCTGGCGACACCCGATGCGCGCGATGCAGAGGCGCGCGAATTGGCGCTCAAGCGGATTATCGCGCTCAAGCTGGCGCATTTGCAGCTTGAACCCTTTCCGAGAAAGGCACCTGAACATCCGCCCCGCCTCGCATCGCCGATCAATGACCTGCTGCTGACCGAGCGGATCGAAGTCGCCGGCGCCCTTCCGCTCGCTTCTCCGGTGGCAGGGACGCAGGTTCTGCTGCCCCCGGAAGACCGTCTTGCCCTGTTGGCACTGGTGAATGGCGATTTCGAGCAAGCCTGGGCCCGCATCGAGCGGGCAGGGCAGAGCGTAAGGCTGGGCGAACGCCAGGTTCGCGACGCCCGCGCCCTGGCCGAAATTGCCAATGCGCGCGCCGAAGCGTTGCGCGGGCCGATTGTGGAGCGCCTGTTCAGGCTGGGGATACTCGCCTGA
- a CDS encoding TonB-dependent receptor: protein MVSLSALIAAHGQPASAQSSDGQPEGDEAGPNIVVTARKREERIQDIPQTVSVLTGEQIEELGGVRNARDLVQLTPGVTFIDAATGAVAEPNIRGAGQARNPNADAAIGLYRDGAYISGGNLGGRTFQRFDLFDVERVEVLRGPQGALYGRNAVGGAINVISRRPEFDFGGYVEATYGSFETSEVRGALNLPVNDKIALRVGGEIANQDGCMYRRSDNGSCFDFLDYHAGRLSALFEPTDRLEIMLVADYVKSEADAGATLFYTDAVNFVRPTDITTVQIDGSNLFETERANFSLNARQDFGWGELVAVVNHRIGDSTLLSDPNGIAVPTTETDRRVDDTAATFAEIRLQGDAEKLRWLVGADLFHLSNEYLIEIRGRALLGMAMINPNNDITTINEQRSYAAFASLEYDVTDRLTLSGEARYSTDRKDGEVVAVTVTGAPRFPDFPPGSPQANPVIEADNFAWGLTASYDATEDVMAFVRAATAFRAGGFNFEFGNPCDQPGEVPGTTCNLIDPPLTYEPETSITYEAGLKTQWLDDRLTFNVNAYYIEYSDLLANVNNGIMAMVDPLNAAMFLANAGDATAYGVEVELSWASELPGDLGKIRIDVTGGHQSGEFEDVPAFLTTVADGNKIARLRSFSGLINAVHTLRVSEKFSLVSSVTFRAEDGGFTGAENDFALDNLETLGARIALRSDRWSFAVAGQNLTNQRYLINQTASNFRIADARRIFGFVTFRW, encoded by the coding sequence TTGGTCTCGCTTTCCGCGCTTATCGCTGCGCATGGCCAACCGGCCTCTGCGCAGTCCAGCGACGGGCAGCCAGAGGGTGATGAAGCGGGCCCCAACATCGTCGTCACCGCGCGAAAGCGCGAGGAACGCATCCAGGACATCCCGCAAACCGTCAGCGTTCTGACCGGCGAGCAGATCGAGGAGCTTGGCGGCGTCAGAAACGCGCGGGATCTGGTGCAGCTTACGCCAGGTGTCACCTTCATCGATGCCGCGACCGGCGCTGTTGCCGAGCCCAATATTCGCGGGGCCGGGCAGGCGCGCAACCCGAACGCGGATGCGGCGATCGGCCTCTATCGCGACGGCGCCTACATCTCGGGCGGAAACCTGGGCGGCCGCACTTTCCAGCGCTTCGATCTGTTTGACGTGGAGCGCGTTGAAGTGCTGCGCGGGCCGCAGGGTGCGCTCTATGGGCGCAATGCTGTTGGCGGCGCGATCAATGTCATCAGCCGTCGCCCCGAGTTCGATTTTGGCGGCTATGTTGAAGCCACCTATGGCAGCTTCGAAACATCCGAAGTCCGCGGCGCACTCAATCTGCCGGTCAATGACAAGATTGCGCTGCGCGTTGGGGGAGAAATCGCCAATCAAGACGGGTGCATGTACCGGCGCTCAGACAATGGATCGTGCTTCGATTTTCTCGATTACCACGCCGGGCGCTTGTCGGCCTTGTTCGAGCCAACCGATCGGCTCGAAATCATGCTGGTTGCCGACTACGTCAAATCGGAGGCCGATGCAGGAGCGACGCTTTTCTACACGGATGCCGTCAACTTCGTGCGCCCGACCGACATCACAACCGTGCAGATCGACGGGTCAAACCTGTTCGAAACCGAGCGTGCCAATTTCAGCCTGAATGCCCGGCAGGACTTCGGTTGGGGGGAACTGGTCGCGGTCGTCAATCACCGGATCGGCGATTCCACCCTTCTGTCCGATCCCAACGGCATTGCGGTGCCGACGACCGAAACCGACCGCAGGGTCGACGACACAGCGGCGACCTTTGCCGAAATCCGGCTTCAGGGCGATGCGGAAAAGCTGCGCTGGCTGGTGGGTGCGGACTTGTTCCACCTCAGCAATGAATACCTGATCGAAATTCGCGGGCGCGCATTGCTCGGCATGGCGATGATCAACCCGAACAATGACATCACCACCATCAACGAACAGCGCTCCTACGCCGCCTTCGCCTCGCTCGAATATGACGTCACCGACAGGCTGACCCTCAGCGGAGAGGCGCGCTACAGCACCGACCGCAAGGATGGCGAAGTTGTGGCCGTGACAGTCACCGGCGCGCCGCGCTTCCCCGATTTCCCGCCGGGCAGCCCGCAGGCCAATCCGGTGATCGAAGCCGACAACTTCGCCTGGGGCTTGACGGCGTCCTATGACGCGACCGAGGACGTCATGGCCTTCGTGCGCGCTGCGACAGCGTTCCGAGCCGGCGGCTTCAACTTCGAATTCGGCAATCCCTGCGATCAGCCGGGAGAGGTTCCGGGGACGACCTGCAACCTCATTGATCCGCCGCTGACCTATGAGCCGGAAACCTCGATCACCTATGAGGCGGGTCTCAAGACCCAGTGGCTCGATGATCGTCTGACTTTCAACGTCAACGCCTATTACATCGAGTATTCGGATCTGCTGGCCAACGTGAACAACGGCATCATGGCCATGGTCGATCCGCTGAACGCTGCGATGTTCCTGGCCAATGCCGGAGATGCCACCGCCTATGGTGTCGAAGTCGAGCTGTCGTGGGCTTCTGAACTGCCCGGCGACCTCGGCAAGATCCGCATCGACGTGACTGGCGGCCACCAAAGCGGCGAGTTCGAGGATGTCCCGGCCTTCCTCACCACCGTGGCAGATGGGAACAAGATCGCCCGTCTGCGATCCTTCAGTGGGCTCATCAATGCGGTGCACACGCTTCGCGTCAGCGAGAAATTCTCGCTCGTATCATCGGTGACCTTCCGGGCCGAGGATGGCGGGTTCACGGGCGCCGAGAACGATTTTGCGCTCGACAATCTCGAAACGCTGGGAGCGCGGATCGCGTTACGATCCGATCGATGGTCGTTCGCCGTCGCCGGCCAGAACCTCACCAATCAGCGGTATCTGATCAATCAGACGGCCAGCAATTTCCGCATTGCCGACGCGCGGCGGATTTTTGGCTTTGTCACCTTCCGCTGGTAA